From the bacterium genome, the window GTTACGACTGAAGAAGTTACTATGACAGAATCACAAATTAGTTCGTCGGGTCAATTGGAGACTTCTGCTCCAAATGAAGAAGAAAAGGAGGTAAAAAGTTTGGCAATGGAAGAGAGCAAAAAGGAAATGGAAGAAATAGGGGTTATTGAGACTAAGTTTGGTAAAATGACCATCAGATTTTTTCCGCAAGATGCACCAGGTCATGTAGAAAACTTTAAAAAATTGGCTAAAGCAGGATTTTACAATAGGACAACATTTCATCGGGTCATACCAGGGTTTATGATTCAAGGCGGAGACCCAAATAGTAAAGATGATGACCGAACTAATGATGGTACGGGTGGACCAGGTTATACCATTAAGGCAGAATTTAATAACCTATC encodes:
- a CDS encoding peptidylprolyl isomerase, producing MEEIGVIETKFGKMTIRFFPQDAPGHVENFKKLAKAGFYNRTTFHRVIPGFMIQGGDPNSKDDDRTNDGTGGPGYTIKAEFNNLSHKRGIVSMARSSHPDSAGSQFFICVAPATFLDGQYTVFGEVINGMDVADKIVNVPKDRNDNPLEKIPMTVSVISVSVQP